The following coding sequences lie in one Hydrogenophaga sp. PBL-H3 genomic window:
- a CDS encoding hybrid sensor histidine kinase/response regulator, which translates to MLETATDSLQMDPPVADLGPLAWVFEELRKSLDAANKAIKRFVRETDQSRMDDLQAVDPASLRQARQSLHQAVGALEMVGLGAPAHVLRAMEAAVQRFVQRPQSCNEESAAKVERASFALVEYLEAVLNNKPVQPVALFSQYRDVQELAAAERVHPADLWPFDHHGVDVAAPTDRPPLECSAAIRSLFDRLVLLAVKTESQAAVQQLVKICAGLSAGATDIRARTFWRVAAGFFEAVAHRLLPSDVYVKRAFSRILMQFVTLSQGKSQVSETLLHDLLFFCAQPHDVSVQLAPQLAAVRQAFGLGRVAAVDYHVATLGRYDPAVLAQARKRINAAKEAWSLYSGGDASRARQVADQFGLIGDSLLKLHPSSTVLAQALVRAADHAVREPGGVRPELAMEVATTTLYLEAAFEDFDPSAPELTERTQALADRLDAVIAGQPAQPLDAWMEQLYRRVSDRQTMGSVVGELKVSLGEVEKSLDQFFRTPQEKAGLHVAASQLAQMRGVLSVLGLEQAVHAVTRMRATVEQILDTDVDEAQAREAGTFQQLGNNLSAMSLLVDMLNYQPTLAKKLFVFDEDKGELLPLMGRTINAELRHPPARDEARAISNGVQQVVNEVQGGMNLVDLSQQLDSLAEQATLAEQSGVARAAREAAGAVVGNDAAAGAQALVGLSEASHAAHEDEPVDTTGEDNDEDDLLDIFLEEAREVVGNGLDAIGQLQAQPGDLEHLTTLRRAFHTLKGSSRMVGLEEFGQAAWSMEQLVNTVLAEQRPASQPLLVLTGQAMTDFARWVDDIAARREGHWKAQPFKVSAEALREQGIYLPLTHAAEIEVAPAANEDELQFELSAPVESDAPAAEPAALEVADAAPSAVEVIEVSVPDMDLSLDFGELVDVDDGSSPAAPEDSIQFDTSFLDFEPPAAPIDLPVPAQMLADIDFGSLAAFSSSEVAKAEELDAPPAAADAAAPLLEEPVALIQGAEVQEPDPVETPEVPAEADMPDEQTRVIGSLRIGLKLYNVYLNEADEWSRRLCTGLAEWALERHEPVPEQSEALAHSLAGSSATVGFQSLSDIARALEHAIGSVGLHQRAGAAATAEQARLFVDASEDIRRLLHQFAAGFLKEPDPQLMDALYRVVHDPVPDESPRQADDLVVMDEPVIETPVHEEPAPVQPDAAVSSFAPLTTFDLPALTETTIDFVAPHVDTHRMEHAVVQDIDDDIDALDTIDIDLFPIFAEEAQELLPQLEGALRQWVARPDNGSARSEVLRNLHTLKGSARLAGALRLGEMVHRMETTAERLGSDVQRSSELEPLQSAFDAISARFEVLRRQDPESVDVVQTAPEQIVLSESVAVAAPAAAEGTTAPSTDTVARRGMEGLTMPVAPTALQARAGAAVRVRPELLDRLVNQAGEVMITRSRMESELVTLRGSLKDLTGNLDRLRGQLRDIELQAETQMQSRLAQARDADQSFDPLEFDRFTRVQELTRMMAESVNDVATVQRNLQRAVESTEDSLVAQGRQTRELQRDLLRTRMVEFEGISERLYRVVRQASKETGKQVRLDITGGNIEMDRGVLDRMTAAFEHLLRNSVVHGIETPEARVAAGKSAEGQIEITLAQELNDVSVVFADDGAGLDLVRLREKATAQGLVAPGADISDAQAAQLVFEPGISTAREISELAGRGIGMDVVRNDVVALGGRIETATQAGRGTNFKLVLPLTTAVTQVVMLRAGALTLGVPSNLVELVRRVSSDELSKAYASGSLIVAGEEVPFFWAGALLQSSVQSLENKGRTLPVMIFRSAAQRVAMHVDEVLGNQEVVVKNLGSQLSRLPGLAGMSVLASGAVALIYNPVALATVYGEQVRSWVLGRQKAALAMPEDTPVPMEMAVNAVPLVLVVDDSITVRRVTQRLLQREGYRVTLAADGLQALERLQQERPTVVLSDIEMPRMDGFDLVRNIRSDARLSDLPVIMITSRIAEKHREHARELGVDHYLGKPYSEDELLALIGHYAKVTAEA; encoded by the coding sequence ATGCTCGAAACCGCCACCGACAGTCTGCAGATGGACCCACCTGTCGCCGACCTCGGTCCGCTGGCATGGGTGTTCGAGGAGCTGCGCAAGTCGCTCGATGCGGCCAACAAGGCGATCAAACGATTCGTGCGCGAAACGGATCAGTCGCGAATGGACGACTTGCAGGCAGTCGATCCGGCTTCGCTGCGTCAGGCGCGGCAGTCGCTGCACCAGGCAGTTGGTGCCCTGGAGATGGTGGGGCTGGGGGCTCCCGCCCATGTGCTCAGGGCCATGGAGGCCGCGGTTCAACGGTTTGTCCAGCGACCACAGAGTTGCAACGAAGAGTCGGCGGCCAAGGTCGAGCGCGCCAGCTTCGCCTTGGTGGAGTACCTTGAAGCGGTCCTGAACAACAAGCCGGTGCAACCCGTTGCCTTGTTCTCCCAATACCGGGACGTTCAAGAGCTGGCTGCGGCCGAGCGCGTGCACCCAGCCGATCTTTGGCCGTTCGATCACCATGGCGTGGATGTGGCTGCGCCAACCGACAGACCACCGCTCGAGTGCAGTGCTGCCATCCGCTCCTTGTTTGATCGTCTGGTGTTGCTGGCGGTCAAGACGGAAAGCCAGGCGGCAGTGCAGCAGTTGGTGAAGATCTGCGCGGGACTGTCTGCCGGAGCAACGGATATCCGAGCTCGAACTTTTTGGCGTGTGGCCGCCGGCTTCTTTGAAGCGGTTGCGCACCGCTTGTTGCCCAGCGACGTCTATGTCAAGCGGGCCTTCTCGCGAATCCTGATGCAGTTCGTGACTCTGTCGCAAGGCAAGTCTCAGGTGTCTGAGACGCTGCTGCACGATCTCCTGTTTTTCTGCGCCCAGCCGCACGACGTGTCCGTTCAACTGGCGCCGCAACTGGCGGCCGTCCGGCAGGCGTTTGGTTTGGGCCGCGTTGCGGCGGTCGACTACCACGTGGCCACGCTGGGCCGCTACGACCCGGCGGTCCTCGCGCAGGCGCGCAAACGCATCAACGCGGCCAAGGAGGCCTGGTCGCTGTATTCCGGTGGCGATGCCAGCCGCGCGCGTCAGGTCGCCGATCAGTTCGGCTTGATCGGGGACTCTCTGCTCAAGTTGCACCCCTCCAGCACGGTGCTGGCCCAGGCCTTGGTGAGGGCGGCGGACCATGCGGTGCGAGAGCCCGGCGGCGTGCGACCTGAGCTGGCCATGGAAGTGGCCACCACCACGCTGTACCTCGAAGCGGCTTTTGAAGATTTTGACCCCAGCGCGCCCGAGCTCACCGAGCGCACGCAGGCGCTGGCCGATCGTCTTGATGCCGTGATCGCAGGCCAGCCAGCGCAACCGCTGGACGCCTGGATGGAGCAGCTGTACCGCAGGGTGAGCGACCGCCAGACCATGGGCAGTGTGGTCGGTGAACTCAAGGTCTCCTTGGGGGAAGTCGAGAAGTCGCTTGATCAGTTCTTCCGCACACCGCAGGAGAAAGCAGGTCTGCACGTCGCCGCATCGCAACTGGCACAGATGCGTGGCGTGTTGTCGGTGCTGGGGCTTGAGCAAGCGGTCCATGCCGTCACCCGCATGCGCGCCACGGTCGAGCAGATCCTCGACACCGACGTGGACGAGGCCCAGGCTCGCGAAGCTGGGACGTTCCAGCAGCTGGGCAACAACCTGAGTGCGATGAGTCTGCTGGTGGACATGCTGAACTACCAGCCGACTCTGGCCAAGAAGCTGTTCGTCTTTGACGAAGACAAGGGCGAACTGCTCCCCCTCATGGGGCGCACGATCAATGCGGAACTGCGTCACCCGCCGGCGCGCGACGAGGCCCGCGCCATCAGCAATGGTGTGCAGCAGGTCGTCAACGAGGTCCAGGGTGGCATGAACCTGGTCGACCTGAGCCAGCAGCTCGACTCGCTGGCCGAACAGGCCACGCTGGCCGAGCAGTCGGGCGTGGCGCGTGCTGCGCGCGAGGCCGCTGGTGCGGTGGTCGGCAACGATGCCGCGGCAGGTGCCCAGGCCTTGGTGGGGTTGTCCGAAGCGTCCCACGCTGCGCATGAGGACGAGCCGGTCGACACCACTGGTGAAGACAACGACGAAGACGATCTGCTCGACATCTTCCTGGAGGAAGCCCGGGAGGTGGTGGGCAACGGCCTGGACGCCATCGGGCAGTTGCAGGCGCAGCCGGGTGATCTGGAGCACCTCACCACCCTGCGCCGTGCGTTCCACACCCTCAAGGGCAGCTCGCGCATGGTCGGGCTGGAGGAGTTTGGCCAGGCTGCTTGGTCCATGGAGCAGTTGGTCAACACCGTGTTGGCCGAACAGCGCCCGGCAAGTCAGCCCTTGCTGGTGCTGACGGGACAAGCGATGACCGACTTTGCCCGGTGGGTGGACGACATTGCTGCCCGGCGCGAAGGGCATTGGAAGGCGCAGCCCTTCAAGGTCAGCGCCGAAGCGCTGCGTGAGCAAGGCATCTACCTGCCTTTGACGCATGCGGCCGAGATCGAGGTTGCGCCTGCAGCCAACGAGGACGAACTGCAGTTCGAGTTGTCGGCGCCCGTGGAATCCGACGCCCCCGCCGCAGAGCCTGCTGCACTGGAGGTCGCCGATGCGGCGCCTTCAGCCGTCGAGGTCATCGAAGTTTCAGTGCCTGACATGGACCTGAGCCTGGACTTTGGCGAGTTGGTGGATGTCGATGACGGGTCTTCACCGGCGGCACCCGAAGACAGCATTCAGTTCGACACATCGTTCCTCGACTTTGAACCACCGGCGGCTCCCATTGACTTGCCAGTTCCCGCGCAGATGCTTGCGGACATCGACTTCGGCAGCCTGGCGGCGTTCTCGTCCAGCGAGGTGGCCAAGGCAGAAGAACTCGACGCCCCGCCAGCAGCGGCCGACGCTGCGGCCCCGTTGCTCGAAGAGCCGGTCGCGCTGATTCAAGGTGCCGAGGTGCAGGAACCCGATCCTGTGGAAACCCCCGAAGTGCCAGCCGAGGCGGACATGCCCGACGAGCAGACGCGGGTGATCGGTTCGCTGCGCATCGGTCTCAAGCTGTACAACGTGTACCTCAACGAGGCGGACGAGTGGTCGCGCCGCTTGTGCACGGGGCTGGCCGAATGGGCGCTTGAACGTCACGAGCCGGTGCCGGAGCAGTCTGAAGCGCTTGCGCACTCGCTGGCCGGCAGCTCTGCAACGGTCGGATTCCAGTCGCTGTCGGACATCGCCCGGGCGCTGGAGCATGCCATCGGGTCGGTGGGCCTTCACCAGCGGGCGGGCGCTGCGGCCACAGCCGAGCAGGCCCGCTTGTTTGTCGATGCATCCGAAGACATTCGCCGACTCCTGCACCAGTTTGCCGCCGGCTTCCTCAAAGAGCCCGATCCACAGCTGATGGACGCGCTCTACCGTGTGGTCCACGATCCGGTGCCTGACGAATCCCCACGGCAGGCCGATGACCTGGTGGTGATGGACGAACCGGTGATCGAGACACCTGTGCACGAAGAACCGGCGCCCGTCCAGCCGGACGCCGCCGTTTCGAGCTTTGCGCCACTGACCACGTTCGACCTGCCTGCCCTGACCGAGACCACGATCGATTTTGTCGCCCCCCACGTCGACACCCATCGCATGGAACATGCAGTGGTGCAGGACATCGACGACGACATTGATGCGCTGGACACGATCGACATCGATCTGTTCCCGATCTTTGCCGAAGAGGCCCAGGAACTGCTGCCCCAACTCGAAGGCGCGCTGCGCCAGTGGGTGGCGCGTCCGGACAACGGTAGTGCCCGATCGGAAGTGCTGCGCAACCTGCACACCCTCAAGGGCAGTGCGCGTCTGGCGGGTGCATTGCGTCTGGGCGAGATGGTTCACCGCATGGAAACCACGGCCGAGCGGCTGGGCTCCGACGTGCAACGCAGCTCCGAACTGGAGCCTTTGCAGTCCGCGTTTGATGCCATCAGCGCCCGTTTTGAAGTGCTGCGCCGTCAGGACCCCGAATCTGTGGATGTGGTGCAGACAGCTCCCGAGCAGATCGTGCTGTCCGAGTCTGTTGCCGTTGCGGCGCCAGCCGCTGCAGAAGGTACAACTGCACCGTCGACGGACACCGTCGCCAGGCGGGGCATGGAAGGGCTCACCATGCCGGTGGCGCCTACGGCATTGCAGGCTCGCGCGGGTGCTGCCGTGCGGGTGCGTCCCGAGCTGCTGGACCGACTGGTCAACCAGGCCGGCGAGGTGATGATCACCCGCTCGCGCATGGAATCCGAACTTGTGACCCTGCGCGGCTCGCTGAAAGACCTCACGGGCAACCTGGACCGATTGCGTGGCCAGTTGCGTGACATTGAGCTGCAGGCCGAGACGCAGATGCAGTCGCGGCTGGCCCAGGCGCGCGACGCCGACCAGTCGTTCGACCCGCTCGAATTCGACCGGTTCACCCGCGTGCAGGAGCTCACCCGCATGATGGCGGAGTCGGTGAACGACGTGGCCACCGTGCAGCGCAACCTGCAACGCGCGGTGGAATCGACCGAAGACAGCCTGGTGGCCCAGGGCCGGCAGACCCGCGAACTGCAGCGCGACCTCCTGCGCACGCGCATGGTCGAATTCGAAGGCATTTCCGAGCGGCTGTACCGCGTGGTGCGGCAAGCGTCCAAGGAAACCGGCAAACAGGTGCGCCTGGACATCACGGGCGGCAACATCGAAATGGACCGTGGGGTGCTCGACCGCATGACCGCGGCGTTCGAGCATCTGTTGCGCAACAGCGTGGTGCATGGCATCGAGACGCCCGAGGCCCGTGTGGCCGCCGGCAAATCGGCCGAAGGCCAGATCGAGATCACGCTGGCGCAGGAACTCAACGACGTGTCGGTGGTGTTTGCCGACGACGGTGCCGGACTGGACTTGGTGCGCTTGCGCGAGAAGGCGACCGCGCAAGGGCTGGTCGCGCCCGGCGCGGACATCAGCGATGCACAGGCGGCTCAACTCGTTTTCGAGCCGGGCATCAGCACCGCGCGCGAAATCTCCGAGCTGGCTGGCCGGGGTATCGGCATGGACGTGGTGCGCAACGACGTGGTCGCGCTGGGCGGTCGCATCGAGACCGCCACCCAGGCGGGGCGGGGCACCAATTTCAAGCTGGTGCTGCCGCTGACCACCGCCGTGACGCAGGTGGTGATGCTGCGCGCTGGCGCACTCACACTGGGCGTGCCGTCCAACCTGGTGGAACTGGTGCGTCGCGTGAGCAGCGACGAACTGAGCAAGGCCTACGCCAGCGGTTCGCTGATCGTGGCGGGCGAAGAAGTCCCATTCTTCTGGGCGGGCGCTCTGTTGCAGTCCTCGGTGCAGTCGTTGGAGAACAAGGGCCGCACGCTGCCGGTCATGATTTTCCGAAGCGCGGCACAACGGGTGGCCATGCACGTGGACGAGGTCCTGGGCAACCAGGAAGTCGTGGTGAAGAACCTGGGCTCACAGCTGTCGCGCCTGCCCGGTCTGGCCGGCATGTCGGTGCTGGCGTCGGGCGCCGTGGCCTTGATCTACAACCCGGTCGCTTTGGCCACCGTGTACGGCGAACAGGTGCGCAGCTGGGTGCTTGGTCGGCAGAAGGCTGCATTGGCCATGCCTGAGGACACGCCGGTCCCCATGGAGATGGCAGTCAATGCCGTGCCACTGGTGCTCGTGGTCGACGATTCCATCACCGTGCGCCGTGTGACACAACGCCTGCTGCAGCGCGAAGGCTACAGGGTCACGCTTGCGGCCGATGGCCTGCAGGCTCTGGAACGCCTGCAGCAAGAGCGCCCGACGGTGGTGCTGTCCGACATCGAGATGCCGCGCATGGATGGCTTCGACCTCGTGCGCAACATCCGCAGCGATGCGCGGCTGTCCGACTTGCCGGTGATCATGATCACTTCTCGCATCGCGGAGAAACACCGCGAACATGCGCGCGAACTGGGTGTGGATCATTACCTCGGCAAGCCCTACTCCGAAGACGAGCTGCTGGCCCTGATCGGCCACTACGCCAAAGTCACAGCCGAGGCCTGA